ACGAGGTTAGCTTCTATTGCCTGGACTACGGCGGTGGGCAGCTGCGGGCGCTACAGGATCTAGCGCACGTCGGCAGTGTCGCCTCAGCGCTGGAACCCGAACGCATCCGCCGCACCTTCGGCGAGCTCGAGCAACTGCTGTTGTCCCGGCAGCAGCGGGAAGTATTCCGTGACCGGGGTGCTAATGGCTCGACCCCCGACGACGGGTTCGGTGAGGTGTTCCTGGTCATCGACAATCTCTATGGCTTCGGCCGCGATAACACCGATCAGTTCAACACCCGTAATCCGTTGCTGGCCAGGGTAACCGAACTGGTCAACGTGGGCCTTGCCTACGGGATCCACGTGATCATTACCACGCCGAGCTGGCTGGAAGTGCCGTTGGCGATGCGCGACGGGCTCGGGCTGCGTCTCGAGCTGCGACTGCACGACGCGCGCGACAGCAACGTGCGGGTGGTCGGCGCCCTGCGCCGCCCGGCCGACGCCGTCCCGCACGACCAGCCCGGCCGCGGACTGACCATGGCCGCCGAGCACTTCCTGTTCGCGGCTCCAGAACTGGACGCGCAAACAAACCCGGTGGCCGCGATCAACGCCCGCTACCCCGGCATGGCGGCTCCCCCGGTTCGGTTGTTGCCCACCAACCTTGCGCCGCACGCCGTCGGCGAACTGTATCGGGGTCCCGACCAACTGGTGATTGGCCAGCGCGAAGAAGACCTGGCGCCGGTGATACTCGACCTCGCCGCCAACCCGCTGCTGATGGTGTTCGGCGATGCCAGGTCAGGAAAGACGACGCTGCTGCGCCACATCATCCGCACCGTCCGCGAGCACTCCACCGCCGACCGGGTCGCGTTCACCGTGCTGGACCGCCGGCTACACCTGGTCGACGAACCACTGTTCCCCGACAACGAGTACACCGCCAACATCGATCGGATCATCCCGGCGATGCTCGGGCTGGCCAACCTCATCGAGGCGCGCCGGCCGCCGGCCGGGATGTCTGCGGCCGAGCTGTCCCGCTGGACCTTTGCCGGGCACACCCACTACCTGATCATCGACGACGTCGACCAGGTACCGGATTCGCCGGCGATGACCGGTCCCTACATCGGACAGCGGCCGTGGACCCCGCTGATCGGTCTCCTGGCCCAGGCCGGCGACTTGGGGCTACGGGTGATTGTCACCGGGCGTGCCACTGGATCGGCGCACCTGCTGATGACAAGTCCGTTGCTGCGCCGGTTCAACGACCTGCAGGCGACCACGCTGATGTTGGCAGGCAATCCGGCCGACAGCGGCAAGATTCGCGGTGAGCGGTTTGCCCGATTGCCTGCTGGACGAGCAATTCTGTTGACCGACAGTGATAGTCCAACCTACGTGCAGTTGATCAACCCGCTGGTCGATGCGGCCGCGGTTTCTGGTGAAACCCAACAGAAGGGGAGTCAGTCATGACGTTGCGAGTGGTTCCGGAGGGGCTGGCCGCAGCCAGCGCTGCGGTGGAAGCGCTGACGGCGCGGTTGGCCGCCGCGCATGCGAGCGCAGCGCCGGTGATTACCGCGGTAGTGCCGCCGGCGGCGGATCCGGTGTCGCTGCAGACCGCGGCCGGGTTCAGTGCACAGGGCGTCGAGCACGCGGTCGTCACCGCCGAAGGTGTCGAAGAGCTGGGACGCGCCGGCGTTGGTGTGGGCGAATCCGGCGCCAGCTACCTGGCCGGTGATGCGGCCGCCGCCGCTACGTACGGGGTCGTGGGCGGCTGAGCATGGCCGCGCCCATCTGGATGGCTTCGCCGCCGGAGGTACATTCGGCGTTGCTTAGCAATGGTCCGGGCCCGGGTTCGCTAGTGGCGGCTGCCACGGCCTGGAGCCAGCTGAGTGCCGAGTATGCCTCGACGGCAGCAGAACTCAGTGGGCTACTGGGGGCGGTACCTGGTTGGGCATGGCAGGGGCCCAGCGCGGAGTGGTACGTGGCCGCGCATTTGCCATATGTGGCGTGGCTGACGCAGGCCAGTGCGGATGCCGCAGGAGCAGCGGCCCAGCACGAGGCCGCCGCGGCGGCCTACACCACTGCCTTGGCAGCCATGCCGACATTAGCGGAGTTGGCCGCCAACCACGTGATTCACACCGTGTTGGTGGCGACGAATTTCTTTGGGATCAACACGATTCCCATCACGCTCAATGAGGCCGATTACGTGCGCATGTGGTTGCAGGCGGCCGCCGTCATGGGTCTTTATCAGGCGGCTTCGGGTGCGGCACTGGCTTCGGCGCCGCGCACCGTCCCGGCGCCGACGGTTATGAATCCAGGTGGCGGTGCGGCGAGCACTGTCGGGGCGGTCAACCCCTGGCAGTGGCTCTTAGCGTTGCTTCAACAGCTCTGGAACGCCTACACGGGTTTCTACGGGTGGATGTTGCAGCTCATCTGGCAGTTCCTGCAGGATCCCATTGGTAACTCGATCAAGATCATCATCGCCTTCCTCACGAATCCCATTCAGGCACTGATCACTTACGGGCCGCTGTTGTTCGCGCTGGGCTACCAGATTTTCTTCAACCTGGTCGGCTGGCCGACCTGGGGCATGATCTTGAGCTCGCCGTTCTTGTTGCCGGCCGGGCTCGGGCTGGGCTTGGCAGCAATAGCCTTTCTACCTATTGTGCTTGCGCCCGCGGTGATTCCGCCGGCGAGTACTCCGCTGGCTGCTGCCGCCGTCGCCGCCGGGTCGGTGTGGCCGGCGGTCAGCATGGCCGTAACGGGGGCGGGCACCGCTGGGGCTGCGACGCCCGCGGCGGGCGCGGCTCCGTCTGCGGGCGCAGCGCCGGCCCCGGCAGCTCCCGCGACCGCCAGTTTCGCCTATGCGGTGGGTGGCAGCGGTGATTGGGGGCCGAGCTTGGGGCCGACGGTAGGTGGTCGCGGTGGTATCAAGGCGCCGGCCGCTACGGTTCCGGCGGCGGCCGCGGCGGCGGCAACTCGTGGGCAGTCGCGCGCGCGGCGGCGCCGGCGGTCTGAATTGCGGGACTACGGCGACGAGTTCTTGGACATGGATTCCGATAGCGGTTTCGGCCCCTCGACGGGCGACCACGGCGCGCAGGCCTCCGAACGGGGGGCCGGGACGCTGGGATTCGCCGGGACCGCAACCAAAGAACGCCGGGTCCGGGCGGTCGGGCTGACCGCACTGGCCGGTGATGAGTTCGGCAACGGCCCCCGGATGCCGATGGTGCCGGGGACCTGGGAGCAGGGCAGCAACGAGCCCGAGGCGCCCGACGGATCGGGGAGAGGGGGAGGCGACGGCTTACCGCACGACAGCAAGTAACCGAATTCCGAATCACGTGGACCCGTACGGGTCGAAAGGAGAGATGTTATGAGCCTTTTGGATGCTCATATCCCACAGTTGGTGGCCTCCCAGTCGGCGTTTGCCGCCAAGGCGGGGCTGATGCGGCACACGATCGGTCAGGCCGAGCAGGCGGCGATGTCGGCTCAGGCGTTTCACCAGGGGGAGTCGTCGGCGGCGTTTCAGGCCGCCCATGCCCGGTTTGTGGCGGCGGCCGCCAAAGTCAACACCTTGTTGGATGTCGCGCAGGCGAATCTGGGTGAGGCCGCCGGTACCTATGTGGCCGCCGATGCTGCGGCCGCGTCGACCTATACCGGGTTCTGATCGAACCCTGCTGACCGAGAGGACTTGTGATGTCGCAAATCATGTACAACTACCCCGCGATGTTGGGTCACGCCGGGGATATGGCCGGATATGCCGGCACGCTGCAGAGCTTGGGTGCCGAGATCGCCGTGGAGCAGGCCGCGTTGCAGAGTGCGTGGCAGGGCGATACCGGGATCACGTATCAGGCGTGGCAGGCACAGTGGAACCAGGCCATGGAAGATTTGGTGCGGGCCTATCATGCGATGTCCAGCACCCATGAAGCCAACACCATGGCGATGATGGCCCGCGACACGGCCGAAGCCGCCAAATGGGGCGGCTAGCTCGCGCTACATGGATGCAACACCCAACGCCGTCGAGCTGACGGTCGACAACGCTTGGTTCATCGCTGAAACCATTGGGGCGGGGACCTTTCCGTGGGTGCTGGCGATCACGATGCCCTATAGTGATGCCGCCCAGCGGGGTGCGTTCGTCGACCGTCAGCGCGACGAGCTGACCCGGATGGGGCTGTTATCGCCGCAGGGTGTTATCAACCCTGCGGTCGCCGACTGGATCAAAGTGGTGTGCTTCCCGGACCGCTGGCTTGACCTGCGTTATGTGGGGCCGGCCTCGGCCGACGGCGCCTGCGAGCTGCTACGTGGCATCGTCGCGCTGCGCACCGGCACCGGTAAGACCTCCAACAAGACCGGAAACGGTGTTGTTGCGCTGCGTAATGCGCAGCTGGTCACGTTCACCGCGATGGATATCGACGACCCCCGGGCGCTGGTTCCGATTCTTGGTGTCGGTTTGGCGCACCGGCCGCCGGCGCGGTTCGACGAGTTCAGCTTGCCGACGCGGGTGGGCGCGCGGGCCGACGAACGGCTGCGGTCCGGCGTGCCACTCGGGGAAGTCGTTGACTATCTGGGTATTCCGGCG
Above is a window of Mycobacterium tuberculosis H37Rv DNA encoding:
- the esxH gene encoding ESAT-6-like protein EsxH (A core mycobacterial gene; conserved in mycobacterial strains (See Marmiesse et al., 2004 PMID:14766927). Predicted possible vaccine candidate (See Zvi et al.,2008).); this translates as MSQIMYNYPAMLGHAGDMAGYAGTLQSLGAEIAVEQAALQSAWQGDTGITYQAWQAQWNQAMEDLVRAYHAMSSTHEANTMAMMARDTAEAAKWGG
- the espG3 gene encoding ESX-3 secretion-associated protein EspG3 (A core mycobacterial gene; conserved in mycobacterial strains (See Marmiesse et al., 2004 PMID:14766927).) — protein: MDATPNAVELTVDNAWFIAETIGAGTFPWVLAITMPYSDAAQRGAFVDRQRDELTRMGLLSPQGVINPAVADWIKVVCFPDRWLDLRYVGPASADGACELLRGIVALRTGTGKTSNKTGNGVVALRNAQLVTFTAMDIDDPRALVPILGVGLAHRPPARFDEFSLPTRVGARADERLRSGVPLGEVVDYLGIPASARPVVESVFSGPRSYVEIVAGCNRDGRHTTTEVGLSIVDTSAGRVLVSPSRAFDGEWVSTFSPGTPFAIAVAIQTLTACLPDGQWFPGQRVSRDFSTQSS
- the esxG gene encoding ESAT-6 like protein EsxG, with the protein product MSLLDAHIPQLVASQSAFAAKAGLMRHTIGQAEQAAMSAQAFHQGESSAAFQAAHARFVAAAAKVNTLLDVAQANLGEAAGTYVAADAAAASTYTGF
- the PPE4 gene encoding PPE family protein PPE4; translated protein: MAAPIWMASPPEVHSALLSNGPGPGSLVAAATAWSQLSAEYASTAAELSGLLGAVPGWAWQGPSAEWYVAAHLPYVAWLTQASADAAGAAAQHEAAAAAYTTALAAMPTLAELAANHVIHTVLVATNFFGINTIPITLNEADYVRMWLQAAAVMGLYQAASGAALASAPRTVPAPTVMNPGGGAASTVGAVNPWQWLLALLQQLWNAYTGFYGWMLQLIWQFLQDPIGNSIKIIIAFLTNPIQALITYGPLLFALGYQIFFNLVGWPTWGMILSSPFLLPAGLGLGLAAIAFLPIVLAPAVIPPASTPLAAAAVAAGSVWPAVSMAVTGAGTAGAATPAAGAAPSAGAAPAPAAPATASFAYAVGGSGDWGPSLGPTVGGRGGIKAPAATVPAAAAAAATRGQSRARRRRRSELRDYGDEFLDMDSDSGFGPSTGDHGAQASERGAGTLGFAGTATKERRVRAVGLTALAGDEFGNGPRMPMVPGTWEQGSNEPEAPDGSGRGGGDGLPHDSK
- the PE5 gene encoding PE family protein PE5 (A core mycobacterial gene; conserved in mycobacterial strains (See Marmiesse et al., 2004 PMID:14766927).), whose amino-acid sequence is MTLRVVPEGLAAASAAVEALTARLAAAHASAAPVITAVVPPAADPVSLQTAAGFSAQGVEHAVVTAEGVEELGRAGVGVGESGASYLAGDAAAAATYGVVGG